One Streptomyces sp. P9-A2 DNA window includes the following coding sequences:
- a CDS encoding serine hydrolase, whose amino-acid sequence MIEERIRQVFAEAGAEGRLHAIPVHEPASAVGEAGAEAGAKPGTGTGTGIRAGAGAEASGGREVGIGADDLVVIASIFKVLLVLEFARQVAAGQLDPRERVRVTAADRLGGWGTAGCLDDVELSLRDLAHFAMSVSDNSAADLLLARVGLDTVRLLAAELGLERTRIVGGPRDLLESMLTEVGARDERDFAVRYPALPDDRKRRLAVLDPRRTTASTPREITRLLRLVWTDAAGPPEACSFVRELMGRQVFRHRLVSGFPDDVTVAAKTGTLPGLHMEAGVARYPDGGCYAIAVFARTHALAASRPTVDAATGRAAGIAVGSLRGAGR is encoded by the coding sequence GTGATCGAGGAGCGGATCCGACAGGTCTTCGCCGAGGCGGGGGCCGAAGGCCGGCTGCACGCGATACCGGTCCACGAGCCTGCGAGTGCGGTAGGGGAGGCGGGAGCCGAGGCGGGTGCGAAGCCCGGTACGGGTACGGGTACGGGTATCCGTGCCGGTGCCGGTGCGGAGGCGTCGGGCGGGCGTGAGGTCGGCATCGGCGCCGACGACCTAGTGGTGATCGCCTCGATCTTCAAGGTGCTGCTGGTCCTGGAGTTCGCCCGGCAGGTCGCAGCCGGCCAGCTGGACCCGCGGGAACGGGTGCGGGTGACCGCGGCCGACCGCCTCGGCGGCTGGGGGACCGCCGGCTGTCTGGACGACGTCGAGCTGTCCCTACGGGACCTGGCCCACTTCGCGATGTCGGTCAGCGACAACTCGGCGGCCGACCTGCTGCTGGCCCGCGTGGGCCTGGACACCGTACGGCTGCTGGCGGCGGAACTCGGCCTGGAGCGGACCCGGATCGTGGGCGGCCCGCGTGACCTGCTGGAGTCGATGCTCACGGAGGTCGGGGCGCGCGACGAGCGGGATTTCGCCGTCCGCTACCCCGCCCTGCCGGACGACCGCAAGAGACGGCTGGCCGTGCTGGATCCCCGCCGCACCACGGCGAGCACGCCCCGCGAGATCACCCGGCTGCTCCGGCTCGTCTGGACCGACGCCGCCGGCCCGCCCGAGGCCTGCTCCTTCGTCCGTGAGCTGATGGGGCGTCAAGTTTTCAGACACCGCCTGGTGTCGGGCTTCCCGGACGACGTCACGGTCGCGGCCAAGACCGGAACCCTGCCGGGACTGCACATGGAGGCGGGCGTCGCCCGCTATCCCGACGGCGGGTGCTACGCGATCGCCGTCTTCGCCCGCACGCACGCCCTGGCCGCCTCCCGTCCCACGGTGGACGCCGCGACGGGCAGGGCCGCCGGGATCGCGGTCGGCTCTCTGCGTGGCGCCGGCCGGTGA
- a CDS encoding MBL fold metallo-hydrolase, with amino-acid sequence MTQDTPAADRPNTFFRRGPDRRTVLRGAALGAASTAATAVAATATAATAPARGGDRAAGSASWRWLGTAGWRIDVGDRTVLFDPYLTRFPTGLFDGAFDPGTRLRTRPEIVDAHIGSPELVLVSHSHWDHLGDVPHIARTTGARVVGTETTYHLLVSLGVDAGQISVVKGGEVLDFGGGITVEVVPSLHSRNKKCAYFAPGTLNGPPATPPSSISDLPEGDTLAFHVTAGDGGPSAFLMGASDFSERAVRGLRPDLAMIAVPAGTATHRYVPRLLRALDGPGVVVPVHWDNFEVPLSGSPVRDPSMDLEAFLAQVGKASPATRIVVPDHRTVYDAAMRPVSDQ; translated from the coding sequence ATGACCCAGGACACACCTGCCGCAGACCGGCCGAACACGTTTTTCCGCCGAGGCCCAGACCGCCGTACGGTGCTGCGTGGTGCCGCGCTCGGCGCGGCCTCCACGGCCGCCACCGCTGTGGCAGCCACAGCCACGGCAGCCACAGCTCCCGCCCGGGGCGGTGACCGAGCCGCCGGTTCGGCATCATGGCGCTGGCTCGGCACCGCCGGCTGGCGCATCGACGTCGGCGACCGGACCGTACTCTTCGATCCGTATCTCACCCGCTTCCCCACGGGTCTCTTCGACGGCGCCTTCGACCCGGGGACCCGCCTGCGGACCCGGCCGGAGATCGTGGACGCGCACATCGGCAGTCCCGAACTCGTCCTGGTCAGCCACTCCCACTGGGACCACCTCGGCGACGTGCCGCACATCGCCAGGACCACCGGCGCCCGCGTCGTCGGCACCGAGACCACGTACCACCTGCTGGTTTCCCTGGGGGTCGACGCGGGACAGATCTCCGTGGTCAAGGGCGGCGAGGTGCTGGACTTCGGCGGGGGGATCACCGTGGAGGTCGTACCGAGCCTGCACAGCCGCAACAAGAAGTGCGCCTACTTCGCCCCGGGCACGCTGAACGGCCCGCCCGCGACGCCCCCGAGCAGCATCTCGGACCTGCCGGAGGGCGACACCCTCGCTTTCCACGTGACGGCGGGGGACGGCGGCCCGTCGGCGTTCCTCATGGGTGCCAGTGACTTCTCCGAACGGGCGGTGCGGGGCCTGCGCCCCGACCTCGCGATGATCGCCGTACCCGCGGGCACCGCCACCCACCGGTACGTACCCCGGCTGCTGCGCGCGCTGGACGGCCCGGGCGTCGTCGTCCCCGTCCACTGGGACAACTTCGAGGTGCCCCTGAGCGGCTCCCCCGTACGGGACCCGTCGATGGACCTGGAAGCGTTCCTCGCCCAGGTCGGGAAGGCGTCTCCGGCGACGCGGATCGTCGTCCCGGACCACCGCACCGTGTACGACGCGGCCATGCGCCCCGTAAGCGACCAGTGA
- a CDS encoding MOSC domain-containing protein, translating to MRGTVTAVSSNGEYSFTKPNRDDITLLAGLGVEGDVHAGVTVKHRSRVAQDPTRPNLRQVHLIHEELFAEVGAEGFEVTPGDLGENITTRGIDLLGLPVGTLLRLGEDAVLEVTGLRNPCLQIDAFQDGLLKRVVGRDAAGNLVRKAGIMSIVKEGGTVRPGDAIGVELPSGPHRPLDRV from the coding sequence ATGCGTGGGACAGTGACGGCGGTCAGCAGCAACGGCGAGTACTCGTTCACCAAGCCGAACCGGGACGACATCACGCTGCTCGCCGGGCTCGGTGTGGAGGGTGACGTCCACGCCGGTGTGACGGTCAAGCACCGCTCGCGGGTCGCGCAGGACCCGACCCGGCCGAACCTGCGCCAGGTCCACCTCATCCACGAGGAACTCTTCGCCGAGGTCGGCGCGGAGGGATTCGAGGTGACGCCCGGTGATCTCGGGGAGAACATCACCACCCGCGGTATCGATCTGCTCGGTCTGCCGGTCGGCACGCTGCTGCGCCTCGGTGAGGACGCGGTGCTGGAGGTGACCGGTCTGCGCAATCCCTGCCTGCAGATCGACGCCTTCCAGGACGGCCTGCTGAAGAGGGTGGTCGGCCGTGACGCCGCCGGGAACCTCGTGCGCAAGGCCGGAATCATGAGCATCGTCAAGGAGGGCGGCACAGTGCGCCCGGGCGACGCGATCGGAGTGGAGCTGCCCAGCGGACCGCACCGGCCCCTGGACCGGGTCTGA
- a CDS encoding DUF6480 family protein, producing the protein MTTPDPDPRRTPGVAPRSGVSPGETPPAEGGTYGISHPEPPELRRGWGAMPLVLIMAVVALVVVGLIAMVVTLVV; encoded by the coding sequence ATGACAACTCCTGATCCCGACCCGAGGCGAACCCCGGGGGTCGCACCGAGGAGCGGCGTCTCCCCCGGTGAGACGCCTCCCGCCGAAGGCGGCACGTACGGCATCTCGCATCCGGAGCCGCCCGAGCTGCGCAGGGGGTGGGGGGCGATGCCGCTCGTCCTGATCATGGCGGTGGTAGCACTGGTGGTGGTCGGACTGATCGCCATGGTGGTGACCCTGGTCGTGTGA
- a CDS encoding DUF4232 domain-containing protein, translating into MRIATRFASRTAASSMVVAAALAFVGFQAAGQSASAATTKASSVVTCTTANTKLTVTEVSRPINHLLLKATNTGTKPCYAYSAPYLRAGADAQAPLPWVEKSTPQAVVKLEPGQSAYAGITTSSPEGEGGATEKTLGVFFAGKKGNATSAEKTLKLPNGGVFFNSAATVTYWQDNAADALVW; encoded by the coding sequence ATGCGTATCGCCACTCGTTTCGCCTCCCGCACGGCCGCCTCCTCCATGGTCGTCGCCGCCGCCCTCGCGTTCGTCGGCTTCCAGGCCGCCGGGCAGTCCGCCTCCGCCGCCACGACGAAGGCCTCCTCGGTCGTCACCTGCACCACGGCGAACACCAAGCTGACCGTCACCGAGGTGTCCCGCCCGATCAACCACCTGCTGCTGAAGGCCACCAACACCGGCACCAAGCCCTGCTACGCCTACAGCGCCCCCTACCTGAGGGCCGGCGCCGACGCCCAGGCCCCGCTGCCGTGGGTCGAGAAGAGCACTCCGCAGGCCGTGGTGAAGCTCGAGCCCGGTCAGTCCGCGTACGCGGGCATCACGACGTCCTCCCCCGAGGGCGAGGGGGGCGCCACCGAGAAGACCCTGGGCGTGTTCTTCGCCGGCAAGAAGGGCAACGCGACCTCCGCGGAGAAGACCCTGAAGCTGCCGAACGGCGGCGTCTTCTTCAACAGCGCCGCCACCGTCACCTACTGGCAGGACAACGCGGCGGACGCCCTCGTCTGGTAA
- a CDS encoding helix-turn-helix domain-containing protein: MGAAEEIADFAALLSELKQRSGLSYEALAKRAHMSTSTLHRYCKGEGVPADHEVVSRFARVCRATPEERVELHRRWVLADAARERARRTTADADPDPDPADRTGVSTPGGSNPEPRSEQARTEDRPRPEAVPDTPPTTASASAPAPPTAPASSAMSEPEDPPAPATEPSPEVAVLTRRPPTLLRTARGRRWTLIAASTALVVAVSTVLTLGLKSGGTDRAESGRPAGTVSSSDEPAASTASTPHPSASTSPSARPSRPPTPTPTPIPATGTPDAEPSAPSPGTGRAQDGDEAVPLTVSTRTYAWDDPQCEGKYLIDRPADKVSPPVMGQDVPGWVKAHGAVAADRQRVALTAQGTGDETVVIESLHVRVVSSSAPPAWNAYLGSSGCGGGVETRSFDTNLDAAHPAIVPKAGQRGFPYKVSRSDPEVLYITAGADAHDVNWYVELQWSSGGRQGTIRIDDHGKPFRTSGSRGRPVYEHPLGGTEWFSVAED, translated from the coding sequence GTGGGGGCGGCTGAGGAGATCGCTGATTTCGCGGCGTTACTGAGCGAGTTGAAGCAGCGATCCGGACTGAGTTACGAGGCCCTGGCGAAGCGGGCGCACATGAGCACCTCGACGCTGCACCGGTACTGCAAGGGGGAGGGGGTGCCGGCCGACCACGAGGTCGTCTCCCGCTTCGCCCGGGTGTGCAGGGCGACTCCCGAGGAACGGGTCGAGCTGCACCGGCGCTGGGTCCTGGCGGACGCGGCACGGGAACGTGCCCGGCGGACCACAGCGGACGCGGACCCGGACCCGGACCCCGCGGACCGGACCGGAGTGTCCACGCCCGGCGGCTCGAACCCGGAGCCGCGCTCCGAGCAGGCACGCACGGAGGACCGACCCCGGCCGGAGGCCGTGCCGGACACTCCGCCCACGACCGCGTCCGCATCCGCACCCGCGCCGCCGACCGCACCCGCGTCCTCCGCCATGAGCGAGCCCGAGGACCCGCCCGCCCCCGCCACCGAACCGTCGCCGGAGGTGGCTGTCCTCACTCGCCGCCCACCGACGCTCCTCCGGACCGCCCGCGGAAGGCGGTGGACCCTGATCGCGGCGAGCACCGCCCTCGTCGTCGCCGTGTCCACCGTGCTCACGCTCGGCCTGAAGAGCGGGGGGACGGACCGGGCGGAGAGCGGCCGGCCGGCCGGCACCGTGTCCTCCTCCGACGAACCGGCGGCCTCCACCGCCTCCACGCCGCACCCCTCGGCGTCCACGTCCCCCTCCGCGCGTCCGAGCCGCCCTCCGACCCCGACCCCGACCCCGATCCCGGCCACCGGAACGCCCGACGCCGAGCCGTCGGCACCCAGCCCCGGTACGGGCCGCGCCCAGGACGGCGACGAGGCCGTCCCGCTCACGGTGAGCACCCGCACCTATGCCTGGGACGACCCGCAGTGCGAGGGGAAGTACCTGATCGACCGGCCCGCCGACAAGGTCTCGCCGCCGGTGATGGGGCAGGACGTGCCGGGCTGGGTGAAGGCGCACGGCGCCGTTGCCGCCGACCGGCAGCGGGTGGCGCTGACCGCGCAGGGCACAGGGGACGAAACCGTCGTCATCGAGTCCCTGCACGTCCGTGTGGTCAGTTCGAGCGCACCTCCGGCCTGGAACGCGTACCTGGGGTCGTCGGGCTGCGGCGGAGGTGTGGAGACGAGGTCGTTCGACACGAACCTCGACGCCGCCCACCCCGCCATCGTGCCGAAGGCCGGCCAGCGCGGTTTCCCCTACAAGGTCAGCCGGTCCGATCCCGAGGTGCTGTACATCACCGCCGGTGCCGACGCCCACGACGTGAACTGGTACGTGGAGCTGCAGTGGTCCAGCGGCGGCCGTCAGGGAACCATCCGGATCGACGACCACGGAAAACCGTTCCGCACCAGCGGCAGCCGGGGCCGTCCCGTCTACGAGCACCCGCTCGGCGGCACCGAATGGTTCAGCGTGGCGGAGGACTGA
- a CDS encoding RNA polymerase sigma factor: MRTRIRSGDRAAFAGLYDRHARAVYNHALRLTGNWAEAEEAMSETFLAAWRTRESVEPEGGSLKPWLLGIATNKAHNANRGLRRRLAFLARSPEPRQVEDFADETAGRIDDARRLAVVHAALCRLRRQDREVIALCVASGLDYRQAAEALGIPVGTVRSRLSRARTRLARISSAPPRGQGRKAEPPGAHGEMESEAAFAALFLREETR, encoded by the coding sequence CTGCGTACGCGCATACGTTCGGGGGACCGTGCCGCGTTCGCCGGCCTGTACGACCGGCACGCGCGGGCGGTCTACAACCATGCCCTGCGGCTGACCGGTAACTGGGCGGAGGCCGAGGAGGCGATGTCCGAGACCTTCCTCGCCGCCTGGCGCACCCGGGAATCGGTGGAGCCGGAGGGCGGCTCGCTCAAGCCGTGGCTGCTCGGCATCGCCACGAACAAGGCGCACAACGCCAACCGGGGTCTGCGTCGACGGCTCGCCTTCCTGGCCCGCAGCCCCGAACCCCGCCAGGTCGAGGACTTCGCGGACGAGACGGCCGGCCGGATCGACGACGCCCGCCGGCTCGCGGTGGTCCACGCCGCCCTGTGCCGGCTGCGACGCCAGGACCGGGAGGTGATCGCCCTGTGCGTGGCGTCCGGGCTGGACTACCGGCAGGCCGCCGAGGCGCTCGGCATCCCGGTGGGCACCGTGCGGTCGAGGCTCTCGCGCGCCCGGACGCGACTGGCCCGGATCAGCTCCGCCCCACCGCGCGGACAGGGACGGAAGGCGGAACCACCCGGCGCCCACGGAGAGATGGAAAGTGAGGCCGCGTTCGCGGCCCTGTTCCTGCGGGAGGAAACCCGATGA
- a CDS encoding CU044_5270 family protein encodes MNAGHPPRADSTAGSARGSTAGSTRSAAEDLLASAEWDLPPSRHLRHKETLMQQIDRAHAPSTPAPSTPAASAHNPSDHGTSAHGTSARTSPAPRRRRLPRPVLVLPAVSMALAGALFITFSGGGHDSAPAAGAGTAPAKVNSASVTLDRIAAAALETDATPVKDDQFVYVERLIRGNTGSFNGPVRLGAPHKQEVWTAQTPGPVTRTGWMRETGEDAVMPGQEVPVEFAEPVRAGIDHPTYAWLASLPTEPDALLELLYSRTGVEDGDSKHQAVFGRIGDLLSSTIMPPATASGLYRAVERIPGVTQIPDAVDAAGRHGIGITREDAESATRDVWIFDKHTFAHLGSRSYITRDEARGITTDTLYGIDAVMARAVVDRHGEGPAGTES; translated from the coding sequence ATGAACGCCGGCCATCCGCCCCGCGCGGACTCCACCGCGGGCTCCGCCAGGGGCTCCACCGCGGGCTCCACCCGGAGTGCGGCGGAGGACCTGCTGGCATCGGCCGAATGGGACCTCCCGCCGAGCCGTCATCTCCGTCACAAGGAAACCCTGATGCAGCAGATCGACCGCGCCCACGCCCCTTCGACCCCTGCCCCTTCGACCCCCGCTGCCTCGGCCCACAACCCCTCGGATCACGGCACCTCGGCCCACGGCACCTCGGCCCGGACGTCCCCGGCGCCGCGCCGCCGCCGGCTCCCGCGCCCCGTCCTGGTGTTGCCGGCCGTGTCGATGGCCCTGGCCGGGGCGCTGTTCATCACGTTCTCCGGTGGGGGCCACGACTCCGCCCCGGCGGCCGGAGCCGGCACCGCGCCGGCCAAGGTGAACAGTGCCTCCGTCACCCTCGACCGGATCGCCGCCGCGGCACTGGAGACCGACGCCACGCCGGTGAAGGACGACCAGTTCGTGTACGTCGAGCGCCTGATCCGCGGGAACACCGGCTCCTTCAACGGTCCGGTGCGGCTCGGCGCCCCGCACAAGCAGGAGGTGTGGACCGCGCAGACCCCCGGCCCGGTGACCAGGACCGGCTGGATGCGGGAGACCGGCGAGGACGCCGTCATGCCCGGTCAGGAGGTGCCCGTCGAGTTCGCCGAGCCCGTCCGGGCGGGCATCGACCACCCCACGTACGCGTGGCTGGCCTCGCTGCCCACCGAACCCGACGCCCTGCTCGAACTGCTCTACTCCCGGACCGGGGTGGAGGACGGAGACTCGAAGCACCAGGCCGTCTTCGGGAGGATCGGCGACCTGCTCAGCTCGACGATCATGCCCCCGGCCACCGCCTCCGGTCTCTACCGGGCCGTCGAGAGGATTCCCGGTGTGACCCAGATCCCCGACGCCGTCGACGCCGCCGGCCGGCACGGCATCGGCATCACCCGCGAGGACGCAGAGTCCGCGACCCGGGACGTGTGGATCTTCGACAAGCACACGTTCGCCCACCTCGGCTCGCGGTCGTACATCACCAGGGACGAGGCCAGGGGCATCACGACCGACACGCTGTACGGCATCGACGCCGTCATGGCCCGCGCGGTCGTCGACCGTCACGGCGAGGGACCCGCCGGGACCGAGAGCTGA
- a CDS encoding DUF6411 family protein produces the protein MAVVAVIAVCVVLAVLAFLVPRLSRHPERGTQRTLGAGARAGAKAPGILGRLFSKPFHTGSRAVSRSGSAGRRTRGRMPF, from the coding sequence ATGGCAGTCGTCGCCGTCATCGCCGTGTGTGTGGTCCTGGCCGTCCTGGCCTTCCTCGTCCCCCGTCTCTCCCGCCATCCCGAACGCGGCACGCAACGTACGCTCGGTGCCGGGGCGCGGGCCGGCGCCAAGGCGCCCGGCATCCTGGGCCGGCTCTTCAGCAAGCCCTTCCACACCGGTTCGCGTGCGGTGAGCCGCAGCGGCTCGGCAGGCCGCCGCACCCGCGGCCGTATGCCCTTCTGA
- the ppk2 gene encoding polyphosphate kinase 2, whose amino-acid sequence MNTEDADKLLAGLTVDVSRREQPIVLDADGRPLRTWRENHPYDRKVSRREYERTKRILQIELLKLQRWVKDTGARLVVVCEGRDAAGKGGTIQRLTERLNPRGARVVALDRPTEREAGQWYFQRHIAQLPTAGEIVFFDRSWYNRAGVERVMGYCSKDEYELFLDQCPAFERMLVDDGVLLVKFWFSVSRSEQRTRFAIRQVDPVRQWKLSPTDLASLDLWDDYTEAKVDMFRATDTAHAPWTVVKSNDKRRARLETMRSLLSRIDYASKDGEAVGTPDPFIVGAADTLLEPGEEDTALSPTPLSPGADGPGKHPGTG is encoded by the coding sequence ATGAACACCGAAGACGCGGACAAACTGCTGGCCGGGCTGACGGTGGATGTCAGCCGGCGGGAGCAGCCGATCGTGCTGGACGCGGACGGGCGTCCCCTCCGGACATGGCGGGAGAACCATCCGTACGACCGCAAGGTGAGCCGCAGGGAGTACGAGCGGACCAAGCGCATCCTGCAGATCGAGTTGCTCAAGCTCCAGCGGTGGGTCAAGGACACCGGCGCACGCCTGGTCGTCGTGTGCGAGGGGCGTGACGCGGCGGGCAAGGGCGGCACGATCCAGCGGCTCACCGAGCGGCTCAACCCGCGTGGCGCACGCGTGGTCGCCCTGGACAGGCCCACCGAACGCGAGGCGGGCCAGTGGTACTTCCAGCGGCACATCGCGCAGCTGCCGACGGCCGGGGAGATCGTCTTCTTCGACCGCTCCTGGTACAACCGGGCCGGCGTGGAGCGCGTGATGGGATATTGCTCCAAGGACGAGTACGAGCTGTTCCTCGACCAGTGCCCGGCCTTCGAGCGGATGCTGGTCGACGACGGCGTCCTGCTGGTGAAGTTCTGGTTCTCCGTGTCCCGTTCCGAGCAGCGCACGCGCTTCGCGATCCGGCAGGTCGACCCGGTGCGCCAGTGGAAGCTCTCCCCCACCGACCTGGCGTCGCTGGACCTCTGGGACGACTACACCGAGGCGAAGGTCGACATGTTCCGCGCCACGGACACCGCCCACGCCCCCTGGACCGTCGTCAAGAGCAACGACAAACGGCGCGCCCGGCTGGAGACCATGCGCAGTCTGCTGTCGCGCATCGACTACGCCAGCAAGGACGGCGAGGCGGTCGGCACACCCGACCCCTTCATCGTCGGCGCCGCCGACACCCTTCTGGAGCCCGGCGAGGAGGACACCGCCCTGTCACCCACTCCGTTGTCCCCCGGCGCCGACGGGCCCGGCAAGCACCCCGGGACCGGCTGA
- a CDS encoding AraC family transcriptional regulator — protein MLERLNQALEHIEGRREQQVDVTELACIAATSEYHLRRMFSALAGMPLSEYVRRRRLTVAGAEVLAGRESLLEIAVRYGYGSGEAFARAFRAMHGIGPGEARRTGAVLVSQPRLAFRLTVEGSSSMRYRVVDRADFSVVGLKAWVPLVHTGPNQAIIDFVRGIDPRMLERLEKLSDQEPQGIVAVCDDLDPSRAEGTELDYYHGVITSAAASEGTTVLSVPAGTWAVFTTSGPAPQAIQELWRDVFTQWFPSTPYRSRPGPEILRTRLSPDGTEADAELWLPVERDQG, from the coding sequence GTGCTGGAGCGTCTCAACCAGGCCCTGGAACACATCGAGGGCCGTCGCGAGCAGCAGGTCGACGTGACGGAGCTGGCGTGCATCGCAGCCACCTCGGAGTACCACCTGCGCCGGATGTTCTCCGCACTCGCGGGCATGCCGCTGTCGGAGTACGTGCGGCGCCGTCGGCTCACGGTCGCGGGTGCCGAGGTGCTCGCGGGGCGGGAGTCGCTGCTGGAGATCGCGGTGCGCTACGGCTACGGCTCGGGCGAGGCCTTCGCCCGGGCGTTCCGTGCCATGCACGGCATCGGGCCGGGTGAGGCCCGGCGTACCGGTGCCGTGCTCGTCTCCCAGCCCCGGTTGGCCTTCCGCCTCACCGTCGAAGGGAGCAGCAGCATGCGCTATCGCGTAGTGGACAGGGCGGATTTCAGCGTCGTCGGGCTCAAGGCCTGGGTACCGCTGGTGCACACGGGACCGAACCAGGCGATCATCGACTTCGTCCGCGGGATCGACCCGCGGATGCTGGAACGCCTGGAGAAACTGTCGGACCAGGAGCCACAGGGCATCGTCGCGGTCTGCGACGACCTGGACCCCAGCCGCGCCGAGGGCACCGAACTCGACTACTACCACGGGGTGATCACGTCGGCGGCCGCCTCCGAGGGCACCACCGTGCTTTCCGTCCCGGCCGGCACCTGGGCGGTCTTCACCACCTCCGGGCCGGCCCCGCAGGCCATCCAGGAACTGTGGCGGGACGTGTTCACCCAGTGGTTCCCCTCCACCCCGTACCGCAGCCGCCCCGGCCCCGAGATCCTCCGCACCCGCTTGTCCCCCGACGGGACCGAGGCCGATGCCGAGCTGTGGCTCCCGGTGGAGCGGGACCAGGGCTGA